GAAAGATGTTATTGCAACTGAAGATACATGTACTTTCAATGCCGAAGGTGTGGGAACAATGGAAATAAAAATTGTTAATCGAGAACCGTTTGGATTAATAAAATATACAGGCGGAGAAAATACACCAATGCAATTCTTCTTCTGGGTTCAACTTAAAGAAGCATCCCCTGGTGACACCAGAATTAAACTAACGCTTAAAGCTGATGTCCCAAAAATGATGCAGTTTATGGTAAAAAGCAAAATCGAGAAAGCACTTAACGATTTGGTTGACAAAATCTCGGCATCACAATAAAAACAGACACGAATAACACTAATTAATGTAAGTTCGATATAAGCATAATATGCTTT
Above is a window of Bacteroidia bacterium DNA encoding:
- a CDS encoding SRPBCC family protein produces the protein MMTIESKVGKILRPIEDIYGLLSDFRRIVPLLPPEHVKDVIATEDTCTFNAEGVGTMEIKIVNREPFGLIKYTGGENTPMQFFFWVQLKEASPGDTRIKLTLKADVPKMMQFMVKSKIEKALNDLVDKISASQ